The following are encoded together in the Vigna unguiculata cultivar IT97K-499-35 chromosome 2, ASM411807v1, whole genome shotgun sequence genome:
- the LOC114173191 gene encoding pentatricopeptide repeat-containing protein At2g20540-like: MSSCSKRCLVLLEKCKNMKHLKQAHAQVFITGLHTNTFALSRLLAFCSHPHHGSLIYACRLFQHIHHPTLCICNTLIKAFLLKAKFYDTLHVFTKMLQSGLYPDNYTIPYVLKACAALHSCSLGQMVHGYSSKSGLLFDIFVGNSLMAMYSVCGDVVAARYVFDEIPRLSAVSWSVMISGYAKVGDVDSARLFFDEAPEKDRGIWGAMISGYVQNSCFKEGLYLFRLLQLTEVVPDESICVSILSACAHLGALDIGIWIHRYLNRAAVPLSIRLSTSLLDMYAKCGNLDLAKRLFDLMPERDIVCWNAMISAMALHGDGANALKLFSDMEKAGMKPDDITFIAVFTACSYSGMSHEGLQLLYKMCSVHKMEPKSEHYSCLVDLLSRAGRFEEAMVMMRRISNSGNASEETLAWRAFLSACCNHGQAQLAERAAERLLRLQNHSGVYVLLSNIYSASGKHSDARRVRDMMRNKGVDKVPGSSSVEIGGVVSEFIAGEETHPMMKEIHSVLEKMHLQLD, encoded by the coding sequence ATGTCAAGTTGCAGCAAGAGATGCTTAGTACTATTGGAGAAATGCAAGAACATGAAGCATCTCAAGCAGGCTCATGCACAGGTATTCATCACTGGTCTTCACACCAACACCTTTGCCCTAAGCAGGCTTTTGGCTTTCTGCTCCCATCCTCATCATGGAAGCCTCATCTATGCATGCAGACTCTTTCAACACATTCACCACCCCACTCTTTGCATATGTAACACTCTCATCAAAGCTTTTCTCCTCAAAGCCAAGTTCTATGACACCCTTCATGTCTTCACCAAGATGCTGCAAAGTGGTCTTTACCCAGACAACTACACCATCCCTTATGTATTGAAGGCCTGTGCTGCTCTTCATAGTTGTTCTTTGGGGCAAATGGTTCATGGGTACAGTTCAAAATCGGGTCTTTTGTTTGATATCTTTGTGGGTAACAGTTTGATGGCAATGTATTCTGTGTGTGGGGATGTTGTAGCTGCACGGTACGTGTTTGATGAAATTCCTAGGCTGAGTGCAGTGTCTTGGAGTGTGATGATATCGGGGTATGCAAAGGTGGGTGATGTGGATTCAGCTAGGTTGTTCTTTGATGAAGCACCTGAGAAGGATAGGGGAATTTGGGGTGCCATGATTTCTGGGTATGTGCAAAATAGTTGCTTCAAGGAAGGACTTTATTTATTTCGTTTGTTGCAGTTGACTGAAGTGGTGCCTGATGAATCTATATGTGTGAGCATTCTTTCTGCTTGTGCTCATTTGGGGGCTTTGGATATTGGCATTTGGATTCATAGATACTTAAATCGAGCAGCGGTGCCATTGAGCATTCGTTTAAGTACTAGTTTGTTAGACATGTATGCCAAATGTGGGAATTTAGACTTGGCTAAAAGATTGTTCGATTTAATGCCGGAGAGAGACATTGTGTGTTGGAATGCCATGATTTCTGCCATGGCTCTGCATGGAGATGGTGCAAATGCACTCAAGCTATTTTCGGATATGGAAAAGGCTGGGATGAAGCCGGATGACATAACATTCATTGCTGTTTTCACTGCTTGCAGTTATTCAGGAATGTCACATGAAGGTTTGCAGTTGCTATATAAGATGTGTAGTGTGCACAAAATGGAGCCCAAGAGTGAACATTATAGTTGTCTAGTTGACTTGTTAAGCAGAGCCGGGCGTTTTGAAGAAGCTATGGTTATGATGAGAAGAATAAGCAACTCAGGGAATGCCTCAGAAGAGACATTGGCTTGGAGAGCCTTTCTGAGTGCATGCTGCAACCATGGACAAGCCCAACTAGCCGAACGAGCAGCTGAAAGACTCTTACGGTTGCAGAATCATAGTGGGGTCTATGTTTTACTTTCTAATATATATTCAGCATCTGGGAAGCACAGTGACGCGAGAAGGGTGAGGGATATGATGAGAAACAAGGGGGTGGACAAGGTACCAGGTAGTAGCTCTGTGGAGATTGGTGGAGTAGTGAGTGAGTTCATTGCTGGCGAAGAAACGCATCCAATGATGAAAGAAATACACTCAGTTTTGGAGAAAATGCATCTGCAGCTAGATTAG